Below is a genomic region from Coriobacteriia bacterium.
GCACCCGTGTGTCGCATTCACAATGGAATATATTCCGACGAGAGCTGTCGGATGTGCTCAGTGGTTATGGCGGAGGGGGTACACCCGATCCCATTCCGAACTCGGTAGTTAAGTCCTCCAGCGCCGATGGTACTGCGGCGTCAGGCCGTGGGAGAGTAGGACGCTGCTGAGCACATCCGACGGCTCTTTTCTATTGTCCGGAAGTTGAGCGACGCGACCGTTCGTACGCTGCCGGCAGCCGTCCACGGGAAACGTGACAACATCGGTCATGATTGTGGTACGGTACTCGCTAATGAGACTGCATGGCGTTTCGTAGCGTCATGCCATTGGAGATAAGCCCCTTTAGGAGGGTCACATGGACAAGGTACGCGTACAAGAAGTTCTCGATCTCATCCGCCCGGCCCTCCAGGCGGACGGTGGCGATGTCGAGTTGGTCGACGTCACCGACGACGGCGTCGTCAAGGTTCAGCTCGTTGGCGCGTGCCGCGGTTGCCCGATGTCGCAGTTGACTCTTGCCAACGGTGTCGAGCGCGTCCTCAAGGAGAACCTCCCCGAGGTAGTCCGAGTCGAGCCCGTCTAGTCATCAGGTTGCTGTGAAGTATCGAACGCCACCTCGGCCATAGAGCCGGGGTGGCGTTCTTGCATTCTGCGGCAAGGGTGATGGCCCTGGCCTGCCCCGGTACGCGTGGATGCCGCTCGTCGGAAGGTCGGGAACGGGCGCCGAACTGTCGGGACTGCCGTACGGCACGCGACGGGTGCCGCTCGTCATTTTCGAATTGACGCACTATATGTACGGTCTTAGGATGGGTGAGCCTCAATATGTTGTGTCCGATGCAGGCTGCGGGGGCCACCTGCCTGCATCGTCTTGTGCTAATGAGAGGGGAGTGCCCATGTCCGAAGCCACCGGCGCCACCGGTTACTCGCACGCCATCGATGAGATCCTGAGTCCCAACTCGCTTAAGGTCCTGCAGAAGCGGTACCTCAACAAGGATGAGAGCGGCAACCCGACAGAGAACCCGTCTGACATGCTGGTTCGGGTGGCCGAGAACATAGCAAGTGCAGAACGGGCGTGGGGGGCCGACGATGCGTCGGTCGCTGCGGTCGCGCACGACTTCTACGACCTCATGTCCTCCCTGGAGTTTCTGCCGAACTCCCCGACGCTCATGAACGCCGGGCGCGAGCTCCAGCAGTTGTCGGCGTGTTTCGTGCTGCCCGTGGAAGACTCCATGGAGTCCATCTTCGGCGCTGTCCGGGATACCGCGCTGATCCACAAGTCTGGAGGCGGCACGGGGTTCAGCTTCTCGCGACTGCGTCCGGGCGGCGACCAGGTACGTTCGACGCAGGGGGTATCGAGCGGTCCCGTCTCGTTCATGCGCGTGTTCAACCAGGCGACCGAGGCCGTCAAGCAGGGCGGGACACGCCGTGGAGCGAACATGGGCGTCCTGCGTATCGATCATCCCGATATCCTTCACTTCATCAGCTGCAAGGCCGACGGTGACTTCGCGAACTTCAATATTTCGGTCGCGCTCACAGAGAAGTTCATGGAGGCCGTGAAGGCTGGCACCGCCTATGACCTGATCAACCCCCGCTCCAAGGATATTGCCGGTCAGCTCGATGCGCGCGAGGTCTACGACCTCATCATTGAGATGGCGTGGGCCACAGGGGATCCCGGGATCATCTTTATCGATCGCATCAATCGCGATAACCCCACACCGCACCTGGGTGAGATCGAATCGACGAACCCGTGTGGTGAGCAGCCCCTGCTACCGTATGAGGCCTGCAACCTTGGGTCCGTGAACCTCTCGAAGTTCGTACGACTGACGGAGTCAGGACCCGTGGTTGAC
It encodes:
- a CDS encoding NifU family protein — its product is MDKVRVQEVLDLIRPALQADGGDVELVDVTDDGVVKVQLVGACRGCPMSQLTLANGVERVLKENLPEVVRVEPV